The Mycteria americana isolate JAX WOST 10 ecotype Jacksonville Zoo and Gardens chromosome 18, USCA_MyAme_1.0, whole genome shotgun sequence region TAAGCCGGTGGTTTTGTGCCGTGCAACCACAGCGGCCTTCGGACGCTGCCCGGCCAGCCCGGTTAACGTTTAACGAGGAAATAACCCGTTTCCTTGTTAAATTCACCATTTTTCCTGGCAGTCGAtggaaaactatttctttttcaatgtgCCGGGGCACGGGGACCCCTCAGGGGGACGCGagcggctctgcctgcctgcaggcagcggtCGGAGCGCGGGGTCTTCCCCCAAATCCCCGGGGCTGCTTCAGTCCCGGGGTTTTCGACTGTTCCTACTCCAGGCTCCCAAAACAGGGGCTCCCCCGCCCTGCCCCTGTGTTTCTCTAATCGAAAACTCGTTGCCCTCCGCAGCAAACGTTAATTGAAGCGTCGCTTTGGGTGCGTTAACCCTCTCGGGTGCAGTTACCGTACGTGATTTATGGCAAAAGGGGGGAGTTGGGGAAGGgaattttcctcttctgtgtgaaagtttggggttttggtaCCGCCTGCGTTACGGACGAGGGGACAGCGGTGTCTGTCACGACCGGTGTGGGATTCAGTGCGGAGGGACCGGATCCCACCCCCCTTACCCCGACCTCGATCACCGCTCGGGACAGCGATTTACGTTCCTCCGGTGTTCATCGGCGCAGCGCGTACACCCCAGGGAGCGCAGAGGGGCAGCagaccccctcacccccctcagGGTGACGGAACGATCCAAGACAAACACGCTTCTCATCCTATTTTATTACTTTACatcccgttttttttttttttatcccagctCAAGCCAAGTGCAGAAATCACCCACAGCGTTTTCAACCTCCCTGTTCTCGCATCCCAGCGCGATACGGTCACCAACTGCTTTTGCGGATGATCACAAAATCACTTGTGTTCACACAAACCCCCGTACAAGCTCTCTGAAAGCCCTCCCTGCTCCGTCAGCCCCTGCTCCGTCAGCACCTGAGCTAGGTGGCAGCGTCGCCCGAACCCTGCAGCCTCCGAGAAGCtgtaatacatcttttttttttttttttttttcccccacacacaaCGTTTTTATAAGCCGGGTAAGGGACCGCAGGCTCAGTAAACCACGATGCCAACCCCGAGAGTCCGACTCTTAACAGAAGAGCTTGAAACTGCGTCTCCCAGCTGAGCGCCGCGCCCTTCGCGAGGACTCCTCGTCTCCTGCCCCGAAACCCTCCGGAGCACGATGTGAGCCCTGATCAGCTGGACCGTCACCTTTGAAGACCCGGCTCTGTGCCCCAGTCGAAGCACCCTGCTCACTCaagctccctccccttccccaaaatcAACCACCCAAGCAGCGAGGCGAGAAAACCCCTTTGCGAGAGGCAGCTTTAATGCCAAAAGCTCCCCCTGGCCACAGAAATTTAACTGTTGTATAAGGGAACCACCCTGGAGATGGCCTGCCTGCAGATCGGGCAGCTTTTGGGCTTGGGGAGAGCCCGGTAGCACTCGCTGCACGAGCAAACGTGCCCGCACTCCAGGAAGACGCAGGATTTGGTGTTGCTCAAGCAGATGACGCAGGCGTTTTTGAGCGTCTCTCCGCCCTCCACGTTCATTTCGCGCATCAGGCGCTCCTGGGCCTGCCGGAATTCATCCTGCATTTGCTTGAGGTGCCGCCTCTCTCGGTGATGCCGGTATTGCTTCCGTAGGATGAAGAAGAGGACGGCGCAGGTGGCAAAACCAAAAACGACGGTCAGGATTTTCCAGAACCGGACGTTCGATTCTTGTTTCTGCAGCAAGGAGTCGAAATCCACGCCGCTCAGGTAGTAGGGCATGCCCTGCTTCGGGGGCTGCAGCTTGATTGTGGTGTTATCCAGGACCAGCTCTCCCACGCCCGTCAGCGCCGTGCCCACCTTCAGCATCTGCTCCGTCTCCTGAATGCCCTTCGGGCGCTCTCCGCTGATGTAATGGCCGATGACATCGGTGAAGGACTGGACGGAGGGATGAAATTTCTCGTACACCGTCTCCAGGCTGAGCTCGGCGGCGTCCAGCGGCTTCATCACCCTCACGGTGACGCCAGCGCCTTCCTCCTGAGGGACCAGGTCGAAGGGAGTGGTGTTGGTTC contains the following coding sequences:
- the MUL1 gene encoding mitochondrial ubiquitin ligase activator of NFKB 1, which translates into the protein MEGGGRPSAVQAALLAASTALTALVYSVYRQKARVARGLEGARRVRLDGDLRAVLLEAPGRCVPYAVIEGVVRSVKETLSSQFVENCKGVVQRLTLQEHKMVWNRTTHLWNDYEKIIHQRTNTTPFDLVPQEEGAGVTVRVMKPLDAAELSLETVYEKFHPSVQSFTDVIGHYISGERPKGIQETEQMLKVGTALTGVGELVLDNTTIKLQPPKQGMPYYLSGVDFDSLLQKQESNVRFWKILTVVFGFATCAVLFFILRKQYRHHRERRHLKQMQDEFRQAQERLMREMNVEGGETLKNACVICLSNTKSCVFLECGHVCSCSECYRALPKPKSCPICRQAISRVVPLYNS